A genomic window from Periophthalmus magnuspinnatus isolate fPerMag1 chromosome 16, fPerMag1.2.pri, whole genome shotgun sequence includes:
- the LOC129456926 gene encoding zona pellucida sperm-binding protein 3-like isoform X1, which translates to MMLRMCVLWAMYAASLRGHSRDQSWRPVHHLPLFQHAPGPLVAREMFRPVPHKSPLPHGLAPLLLPPAERRHSGHEQLSPPGPVDLWCGLRQVSVRVDRLRLRHWGIPGLFRLSSCPVSAATPRYLYFHRGLGECGGHVQVVGGQLVYRYSLSYDTPRQGSVLRVPPLELPLSCHYNRFHYSYRLGYQPLAPPSSFLKSARSRADFSLSVCSSQWEVLPPGHQFVLGEPVYFVARAGALLAGERLYVDSCHVTSSRDPSSTPRVDIITNHGCMTDSVRADSNSHFVSRGPSELRFSVDSLLFTTEAQTWHESPLQMLFLHCSMSMGLQPSPISKSCTYSQDTGRWQELDASPFVCSCCNSVCGAPGDYVSSTSVSSAGWHFAQHQHDGSVSLMSRGSGLTEEPCTKDPQKGSCAELVNGDQWTDTQRNSATEHKQYKQHKQHTEPRPQHSNILLKSALINHTPEKQIVSIKPTNTSTLALD; encoded by the exons ATGATGCTGCGGATGTGCGTGCTGTGGGCTATGTATGCAGCCTCTCTCCGGGGCCACTCCCGGGACCAGTCCTGGCGTCCCGTACATCACCTGCCGCTGTTCCAGCACGCCCCGGGACCGCTGGTAGCTCGGGAGATGTTCAGACCCGTTCCCCACAAAAGTCCGCTCCCACACGGTCTGGCTCCGTTACTGCTTCCTCCCGCTGAGCGACGGCACTCAGGGCACGAGCAGCTCTCTCCTCCGGGGCCGGTGGACTTGTGGTGCGGGCTGCGGCAGGTGAGCGTGCGTGTGGACCGCCTGAGACTCCGTCACTGGGGCATCCCGGGCCTGTTTCGGCTCAGCTCCTGCCCCGTGAGCGCGGCCACTCCCCGGTACCTGTACTTCCATCGCGGCCTGGGCGAGTGTGGGGGCCACGTTCAG GTGGTGGGAgggcagttggtgtacaggtaCTCTTTGTCCTACGACACACCTCGCCAGGGTTCTGTGCTCCGGGTACCCCCTCTGGAACTACCCCTTAGCTGCCACTACAACAG GTTCCATTACTCGTACAGATTGGGGTACCAGCCTTTAGCCCCGCCCTCGTCCTTCCTGAAGAGCGCCCGGAGCAGAGCCGACTTCAGCCTCAGCGTCTGCAGCA GCCAGTGGGAAGTTCTGCCTCCAGGACACCAGTTTGTTCTGGGGGAGCCTGTGTACTTCGTAGCCCGGGCCGGAGCACTGCTGGCTGGGGAGAGGCTCTACGTGGACTCCTGCCATGTGACCAGCTCCAGGGACCCCAGCAGCACCCCCAGAGTGGACATCATTACCAACCACGG ctgtatgaCGGACAGTGTGAGGGCTGACAGCAACTCGCACTTCGTGTCGCGGGGCCCTAGTGAGCTGCGCTTCTCTGTGgactccctcctcttcaccacagAGGCACAG ACTTGGCATGAGTCCCCCCTTCAGATGCTGTTTCTTCACTGCTCCATGTCGATGGGTCTACAGCCATCTCCCATTTCCAAGAGCTGCACCTACAGCCAGGATACAGGCAG ATGGCAGGAGCTGGATGCCTCTCCCTTTGTGTGCTCTTGCTGTAACTCTGTGTGTGGGGCCCCTGGGGACT ATGTATCCAGTACCTCGGTGAGCAGTGCTGGCTGGCACTTCGCACAGCACCAGCACGACGGGTCTGTCTCTCTGATGAGTAGGGGATCGGGCCTTACAGAGGAGCCCTGCACCAAAGATCCACAGAAGGGCTCATGTGCGGAGCTTGTCAATGGAGACCAGTGGACTGACACACAAAGGAACAGCGCCACGGAGCACAAGCAGTATAAGCAGCACAAGCAGCACACAGAGCCCCGCCCTCAGCACAGCAACATACTCTTGAAAAGTGCCCTCATAAATCACACTCCTGAGAAACAAATTGTGAGCATTAAACCTACAAACACCTCAACTCTAGCACTGGACTGA
- the LOC117383692 gene encoding aldehyde dehydrogenase, mitochondrial-like: MNRLLLARARPALQRLCVSHFSAPAAAIPTPSTQPEVHYNKLFINNEWHDAVSGRTFPTINPSTGEIICQVAEADAADVDKAVQAARQAFRLGSPWRRMDASHRGLLLSKLADAIEKNAAYLAELETLDNGKPYAVAYCVDLPNVVKCLRYYAGWADKWEGKTIPIDGDFFCYTRHEPVGVCGQIIPWNFPLLMQAWKLGPALATGNTVVMKVAEQTPLTALFVASLIKEVGFPEGVVNILPGMGPSAGAAIARHMDVDKVAFTGSTEVGHLIQQASGSSNLKKVTLELGGKSPNIILSDANMAEAVEQAHFALFFNQGQCCCAGSRTYVQADIYDEFVERSAERAKNRVVGDPFDLRTEQGPQVDQEQFNKILGYISSGKKEGARLLCGGGVAADRGYFIQPTVFGDVQDSMTIAQEEIFGPVMQILKFKTLEEVIERANDTKYGLAAAVFTRDIDKAHYISNGLRAGTVWINCYDVFGAQAPFGGYKASGNGRELGEYGLEGYTEVKTVTIKVPQKNS; the protein is encoded by the exons ATGAACCGCCTGCTGCTCGCCCGTGCTCGGCCCGCGCTGCAGCGGCTGTGCGTGAGCCACTTCTCCGCTCCCGCCGCGGCCATCCCGACCCCCAGCACCCAGCCCGAAGTCCACTACAACAAG CTTTTTATCAACAATGAATGGCACGACGCAGTGAGTGGACGAACTTTCCCCACGATCAACCCTTCCACCGGTGAGATCATCTGCCAGGTGGCCGAGGCGGACGCG GCAGATGTGGACAAAGCGGTGCAGGCTGCCCGGCAGGCCTTCAGGCTGGGCTCTCCATGGCGCCGCATGGACGCCTCCCACCGCGGCCTACTGCTCAGCAAGCTCGCTGACGCCATcgagaagaacgcagcctacCTTGCA GAGCTGGAGACCCTAGACAATGGAAAGCCGTACGCCGTAGCCTACTGTGTGGACCTGCCCAACGTGGTCAAGTGCCTCAG ATACTACGCGGGCTGGGCAGACAAGTGGGAAGGAAAGACCATCCCCATTGATGGAGATTTTTTCTGCTACACTCGCCATGAGCCTGTGGGCGTGTGCGGACAGATTATACCG TGGAACTTCCCTCTGCTGATGCAGGCCTGGAAACTGGGCCCGGCACTGGCCACAGGGAACACGGTGGTGATGAAGGTGGCCGAGCAGACGCCCCTGACCGCTCTGTTTGTGGCCAGTCTCATCAAGGAG GTGGGCTTTCCTGAAGGAGTGGTGAACATCCTGCCCGGCATGGGTCCCTCTGCTGGAGCAGCCATCGCCAGGCACATGGATGTGGACAAAGTGGCCTTCACCGGCTCCACTGAG GTGGGGCATCTGATCCAGCAGGCCTCTGGCAGCAGTAATCTGAAGAAGGTGACTTTGGAGCTTGGTGGGAAAAGCCCCAACATCATCCTGTCTGACGCTAACA TGGCGGAGGCTGTGGAGCAGGCCCACTTTGCCCTCTTCTTTAACCAGGGCCAGTGCTGCTGTGCAGGCTCCAGAACCTACGTCCAGGCCGACATCTACGATGAGTTTGTGGAGCGGAGCGCGGAGAGGGCCAAGAATCGTGTGGTGGGGGACCCCTTTGACCTGCGCACAGAGCAGGGCCCTCAG GTGGACCAGGAGCAGTTCAACAAGATCCTGGGTTACATCAGCAGTGGGAAGAAGGAGGGGGCGCGGCTGCTCTGTGGGGGAGGGGTGGCGGCTGACCGGGGATACTTCATCCAGCCCACTGTGTTCGGAGACGTCCAGGACAGCATGACAATCGCCCAGGAGGAG ATCTTTGGTCCCGTGATGCAGATCCTCAAGTTTAAAACCCTGGAGGAGGTCATTGAACGAGCCAACGACACCAAGTACGGCCTGGCAGCTGCCGTGTTCACCAGAGACATCGATAAGGCCCACTACATCTCCAACGGACTGCGTGCTGGCACTGTGTG GATTAACTGCTACGACGTGTTCGGGGCGCAGGCTCCGTTTGGGGGATACAAGGCCTCAGGGAACGGCCGGGAGCTGGGAGAGTACGGCCTGGAGGGTTACACCGAGGTTAAGACG GTTACCATCAAGGTGCCCCAGAAGAACTCTTAA
- the LOC129456926 gene encoding zona pellucida sperm-binding protein 3-like isoform X2 codes for MMLRMCVLWAMYAASLRGHSRDQSWRPVHHLPLFQHAPGPLVAREMFRPVPHKSPLPHGLAPLLLPPAERRHSGHEQLSPPGPVDLWCGLRQVSVRVDRLRLRHWGIPGLFRLSSCPVSAATPRYLYFHRGLGECGGHVQVVGGQLVYRYSLSYDTPRQGSVLRVPPLELPLSCHYNRFHYSYRLGYQPLAPPSSFLKSARSRADFSLSVCSSQWEVLPPGHQFVLGEPVYFVARAGALLAGERLYVDSCHVTSSRDPSSTPRVDIITNHGCMTDSVRADSNSHFVSRGPSELRFSVDSLLFTTEAQMLFLHCSMSMGLQPSPISKSCTYSQDTGRWQELDASPFVCSCCNSVCGAPGDYVSSTSVSSAGWHFAQHQHDGSVSLMSRGSGLTEEPCTKDPQKGSCAELVNGDQWTDTQRNSATEHKQYKQHKQHTEPRPQHSNILLKSALINHTPEKQIVSIKPTNTSTLALD; via the exons ATGATGCTGCGGATGTGCGTGCTGTGGGCTATGTATGCAGCCTCTCTCCGGGGCCACTCCCGGGACCAGTCCTGGCGTCCCGTACATCACCTGCCGCTGTTCCAGCACGCCCCGGGACCGCTGGTAGCTCGGGAGATGTTCAGACCCGTTCCCCACAAAAGTCCGCTCCCACACGGTCTGGCTCCGTTACTGCTTCCTCCCGCTGAGCGACGGCACTCAGGGCACGAGCAGCTCTCTCCTCCGGGGCCGGTGGACTTGTGGTGCGGGCTGCGGCAGGTGAGCGTGCGTGTGGACCGCCTGAGACTCCGTCACTGGGGCATCCCGGGCCTGTTTCGGCTCAGCTCCTGCCCCGTGAGCGCGGCCACTCCCCGGTACCTGTACTTCCATCGCGGCCTGGGCGAGTGTGGGGGCCACGTTCAG GTGGTGGGAgggcagttggtgtacaggtaCTCTTTGTCCTACGACACACCTCGCCAGGGTTCTGTGCTCCGGGTACCCCCTCTGGAACTACCCCTTAGCTGCCACTACAACAG GTTCCATTACTCGTACAGATTGGGGTACCAGCCTTTAGCCCCGCCCTCGTCCTTCCTGAAGAGCGCCCGGAGCAGAGCCGACTTCAGCCTCAGCGTCTGCAGCA GCCAGTGGGAAGTTCTGCCTCCAGGACACCAGTTTGTTCTGGGGGAGCCTGTGTACTTCGTAGCCCGGGCCGGAGCACTGCTGGCTGGGGAGAGGCTCTACGTGGACTCCTGCCATGTGACCAGCTCCAGGGACCCCAGCAGCACCCCCAGAGTGGACATCATTACCAACCACGG ctgtatgaCGGACAGTGTGAGGGCTGACAGCAACTCGCACTTCGTGTCGCGGGGCCCTAGTGAGCTGCGCTTCTCTGTGgactccctcctcttcaccacagAGGCACAG ATGCTGTTTCTTCACTGCTCCATGTCGATGGGTCTACAGCCATCTCCCATTTCCAAGAGCTGCACCTACAGCCAGGATACAGGCAG ATGGCAGGAGCTGGATGCCTCTCCCTTTGTGTGCTCTTGCTGTAACTCTGTGTGTGGGGCCCCTGGGGACT ATGTATCCAGTACCTCGGTGAGCAGTGCTGGCTGGCACTTCGCACAGCACCAGCACGACGGGTCTGTCTCTCTGATGAGTAGGGGATCGGGCCTTACAGAGGAGCCCTGCACCAAAGATCCACAGAAGGGCTCATGTGCGGAGCTTGTCAATGGAGACCAGTGGACTGACACACAAAGGAACAGCGCCACGGAGCACAAGCAGTATAAGCAGCACAAGCAGCACACAGAGCCCCGCCCTCAGCACAGCAACATACTCTTGAAAAGTGCCCTCATAAATCACACTCCTGAGAAACAAATTGTGAGCATTAAACCTACAAACACCTCAACTCTAGCACTGGACTGA